The Flammeovirga yaeyamensis genome segment TTACCTTCAATACTTTTACAGGTTTCTTTTATGATTATTACAGATTATCGTACATGACAATCAACCGAGCGAATATGGTTTTGGAACATGTAGATAAAGTCACTGAAGAAAACCTCAGAAATCAACTTAAGGGTGAGGCCTTGTTCTTGAGAGCTTATTTGTATCATCAATTAGTACAAGCATATGGGCATGTTCCTTTAGTGCTAACACCTATTGCTCATGATGATTACACAGCAATGAGGAATGATAAAACTGTGGCAGAAATTTATACTCAGATTTCAGCAGATTTAGAAATGGCTATTCCATTACTTCCTGCATCATATAATGGGAGTGATTTAGGTCGTGCTACTTCTTGGGCAGCTAAAGGTATTTTGGCTAAAGTGAGAATGAATACAGATAATAATTCAGGTGCTAAATTATTATTGGAGGATATTATTAATAATGGTCCGTTCTCTCTTCAAGAGGATTATAAATCAATTTTTGAGAACGAAATGAACAGTGAAATCTTATTCGCTGTTCGTTATAGCGCTGGTAATAATGAGCATCAGACATTCTCTTATGAGTTTAGTGCAAGAGGTACTTTTGGTGGTGTTCAGGCTACTCAATCGTACTTAGATTTATTCGATGCGACGGATATTCGTAAGGAGGCTAGTTCAGGAGAAGATCAAGGTAAAATAGTGGTCGATAAATATAGCTCTGTTGGTGCTGATGCAGAACAATCTGGTGTTGATTGGGTGGTTTTACGTTTAGCAGATGTGAAATTATTGTATGCAGAAATTCTAAATGAGGAAGGTAATCAGCAAGGAGCAGTTGATATTATTAACGAGATTCGTACTCGAGCAAAAGCTTCTGCTGTAACCGCAACTACACCTGCAGAGGTAGCAGAAGCAGTGGCTTTGGAACGTCGTTTGGAATTGGCGTTTGAAGGACATCGTTGGCAAGATTTAAAACGTTATGGAATGCCTTACGCTATGGATGCTATAAATGCTTACTATTTATATGATGATATAAATGGAGGTGATATTCAAGAATTGCATAAAATCTTCCCACTTCCTCAAAGAGAAGTAAACGTTTCTCAAGGAGCGATTATCCAG includes the following:
- a CDS encoding RagB/SusD family nutrient uptake outer membrane protein, coding for MKLKNILSAALFVSASMGMTSCESFLDLTPPTTIGENNFFETNDEIESATIGIYAGLQEFTNQAWAIDGICDDNTFPGTEGFYNQMNTFTFNTFTGFFYDYYRLSYMTINRANMVLEHVDKVTEENLRNQLKGEALFLRAYLYHQLVQAYGHVPLVLTPIAHDDYTAMRNDKTVAEIYTQISADLEMAIPLLPASYNGSDLGRATSWAAKGILAKVRMNTDNNSGAKLLLEDIINNGPFSLQEDYKSIFENEMNSEILFAVRYSAGNNEHQTFSYEFSARGTFGGVQATQSYLDLFDATDIRKEASSGEDQGKIVVDKYSSVGADAEQSGVDWVVLRLADVKLLYAEILNEEGNQQGAVDIINEIRTRAKASAVTATTPAEVAEAVALERRLELAFEGHRWQDLKRYGMPYAMDAINAYYLYDDINGGDIQELHKIFPLPQREVNVSQGAIIQNEGYL